A region of Notolabrus celidotus isolate fNotCel1 chromosome 4, fNotCel1.pri, whole genome shotgun sequence DNA encodes the following proteins:
- the disc1 gene encoding disrupted in schizophrenia 1 protein produces MFAGLMGFECRSSSLLHHREVMEGGRASGTAGSSGRKRFHRRPGYMRGEASRLQSSSHGQEEGKEEEEEEEQEEEEEGNTTHIRKSGRHIEETPAVKMSLISQEQPDRVSCSTWRSKSVLRPTTHPLAPEACWVINGTSRQNELRLNPSPAASESSTQDSFNSSFSFIQQSLNSTPSRGPEPRNHPTKAPQSTPASSSHDPSASKKSRSVQSDQSDEFQSGGRSWRDCVWSDLPDCDSQSVDLEITSSLSVDSDTASASSVTSGYESATPASDHAVDNLVKKYEGVLQDCLQNNRTHTKIESMMLKLQRLQQKAILDDDYDAAERFGKKLEELCRERGALKLGLPSTQPSVALFLQRLTQVVHSALQRTDCSLCRDGVDPDVGEPCDSLQGPLYRRDRLIQEKRQVEEEMLELQRRLAELKDHSLQLDQQIQQEERRAEAEELEGSVLRSYSLDKLRDMSRTLQDLVTSENRTQISVSPSPSMIRLQQQEQALNLSIKEATAKVVMSQRLGSSLRRKVSETETQLLTLHEAKLAAISGNDFSSAKELKAEMKAVYLERDRLEALAKRLHSLSAGSSQELGRMKEQRQQLRQELEQREARHASTRPDFYSYRRVTESPAGSSDLFK; encoded by the exons GTGGCCGAGCGTCAGGGACAGCTGGCAGCTCCGGCCGTAAAAGGTTCCACCGGCGACCGGGGTACATGAGAGGAGAGGCGTCCAGACTGCAGAGCTCGTCTCATGGGCAGGAGGAGggcaaggaggaggaagaggaggaggagcaggaggaggaagaggaagggaacACCACTCACATCAGAAAATCTGGACGCCACATTGAGGAAACACCTGCTGTGAAAATGTCTCTAATCAGCCAGGAGCAGCCTGATAGAGTCTCATGTAGCACCTGGAGGAGTAAGAGTGTCCTCCGCCCTACCACCCATCCTCTTGCTCCTGAGGCATGCTGGGTAATTAACGGTACATCCAGACAGAACGAACTCAGGTTAAACCCGAGTCCTGCAGCCTCAGAGTCCTCCACACAGGACTCCTTTAACTCCAGTTTCAGCTTCATCCAGCAGTCTCTGAACTCCACTCCGTCCAGGGGACCAGAGCCCCGAAATCATCCCACTAAAGCACCTCAAAGTACACCAGCATCCTCATCTCATGATCCCAGCGCCTCAAAGAAGTCCAGATCCGTCCAATCAGATCAATCAGACGAGTTCCAATCAGGCGGTAGATCATGGCGGGACTGTGTTTGGAGCGACCTGCCGGACTGTGACTCCCAGTCTGTGGACTTAGAGATCACCTCATCGCTGTCGGTGGACTCAGACACGGCCTCCGCCTCCTCCGTCACCTCAGGGTACGAGAGCGCGACGCCAGCCAGCGACCACGCCGTGGACAACCTGGTGAAGAAGTACGAGGGCGTGCTGCAGGACTGCCTCCAGAACAACCGCACGCACACTAAG ATCGAGTCCATGATGTTGAAGCTGCAGAGACTCCAGCAGAAAGCCATTTTGGATGACGACTATGACGCAG CTGAGCGTTTTGGGaagaagctggaggagctgtgcagagagagaggagctctgAAGCTGGGTTTGCCCTCCACTCAGCCCAGCGTGGCTCTGTTCCTGCAGCGGCTCACACAGGTGGTGCACAGCGCCCTCCAGAGGACGGACTGCAGCCTGTGCAG GGACGGTGTGGATCCTGATGTCGGGGAGCCATGTGACTCGCTGCAGGGTCCACTGTATCGCAGAGACCGTCTGATCCAAGAGAAACGTCAGGTGGAG GAGGAGATGTTGGAGCTGCAGCGGCGTCTGGCGGAGCTGAAGGACCacagtctgcagctggaccaGCAGATCCAGCAGGAGGAGCGGCGGGCAGAGGCCGAGGAGCTGGAGGGGTCAGTGCTGAGGAGCTACAGCCTGGACAAGCTCCGGGACATGAGCCGGACCCTGCAGGACCTCGTCACGTCAGAAAACCGAACGCAGATCTCCGTCTCTCCTTCGCCCTCCATGATCAG actccagcagcaggagcaggccCTGAATCTGTCCATCAAGGAAGCCACGGCTAAA GTGGTCATGAGTCAGAGGCTGGGCAGCAGCCTGAGGAGGAAAGTCAGCGAGACAGAAACGCAGCTTTTAACACTGCATGAAGCGAAGCTGGCAGCCATCTCAG GTAATGACTTCAGCAGTGCCAAGGAGCTGAAGGCGGAGATGAAGGCGGTGTACCTGGAGCGGGACCGGCTGGAGGCGCTGGCCAAGCGTCTGCACAGCCTCAGCGCGGGGAGCAGCCAGGAGCTGGGCCGGATGAAGGAGCAGAGGCAGCAGCTGAGGCAGGAGCTGGAGCAGAGGGAGGCCCGGCACG CTTCAACACGACCTGACTTCTACAGCTACAGGAGAGTCACTGAGAGTCCTGCAGGCAGCTCAGACTTATTTAAATAA